One Falsihalocynthiibacter arcticus DNA segment encodes these proteins:
- a CDS encoding IS630 family transposase: MIRPNFLTTADRLELLSCVKRQREDYGVARRANALSLLNDGMSCAQIAKVLFLDDDTVRSWHKQYLAEDWEAVAYDGWKGGQSRMTIAHEADLSEWLEERFCRSTAQIRAYMGAKFNIHYSHSGCIKLLARLGFEYRKPKALPRVADVEKQAAFIAFHTNLLNNLPADEAVYFSDAVHPEYQSKPSHGWARKGSNPAIQTTSGRVNIHGALNLETFDAPFVEPTTVDGVSSVQLLAKIEARNPDKRIIHVIWDNAPYHKGPNVRAFLSRKNCRIHLIQLPPYCPHLNPIERLWAVMHSHVTHNRHYPTQKHFANPILNFMREVVPKKWRNFRDQVTDNFRIISHRNVRVVL, from the coding sequence ATGATCCGCCCTAATTTTCTTACCACTGCAGACCGCCTTGAGCTTTTATCCTGCGTGAAGCGCCAGCGTGAGGATTACGGGGTTGCGCGGCGGGCGAATGCGCTTTCGCTGCTGAATGATGGGATGTCATGTGCCCAAATCGCAAAGGTTCTGTTTCTGGACGACGACACGGTGCGCAGCTGGCACAAGCAATATTTGGCTGAGGACTGGGAGGCCGTCGCCTACGATGGGTGGAAAGGCGGGCAGTCACGGATGACGATTGCTCATGAGGCGGATTTGAGCGAATGGCTTGAGGAACGGTTCTGCCGTTCAACGGCGCAGATCAGAGCCTATATGGGTGCAAAATTCAACATCCACTATTCTCATTCTGGCTGCATCAAGCTTCTGGCCCGTCTGGGGTTCGAGTATCGCAAACCAAAGGCGTTGCCCCGTGTGGCTGACGTTGAAAAGCAGGCCGCATTCATCGCATTTCATACGAACCTACTGAATAACTTGCCTGCCGACGAGGCCGTCTACTTCTCGGATGCAGTTCATCCGGAATATCAAAGCAAACCCAGCCATGGTTGGGCTCGCAAAGGGTCAAATCCCGCCATCCAAACGACATCTGGGCGCGTGAACATTCACGGCGCTCTGAACCTGGAAACCTTTGACGCGCCCTTCGTTGAACCAACCACCGTCGATGGGGTCAGCTCCGTTCAGCTTCTCGCCAAAATTGAGGCCAGAAACCCTGACAAACGTATCATTCACGTCATTTGGGACAATGCCCCATACCACAAAGGCCCCAATGTCAGAGCGTTCCTGTCGCGCAAAAACTGTCGCATTCACCTGATCCAACTACCGCCCTATTGCCCTCATCTCAATCCCATTGAGAGGCTCTGGGCCGTCATGCACAGCCACGTCACCCATAATCGGCACTATCCAACGCAAAAACACTTCGCCAACCCAATCTTGAACTTTATGCGAGAGGTCGTCCCAAAAAAGTGGCGCAACTTTCGAGATCAAGTAACTGATAACTTCCGCATCATCTCACATCGCAACGTTCGGGTTGTGCTGTAG
- a CDS encoding tyrosine-type recombinase/integrase gives MEHCVDLGWRETNPARGVPELKTEKHELSPWPLELLAAYRQACAQGTRERLVMELCLSTGQRIGDVLEMRWSDIQDGAVFVRQNKTSKELWVPILPKLQAALDVASRHSVFILTNERGTNRWSYRGASQAVRNVREKIGALDFDIHCWRYNAACELLEAGCADDLIAAVTGQSPAMVSHYTKQVRQKNRAQEAQKSEQNKNRMFRHLFRRSKAQSTQFR, from the coding sequence ATGGAACACTGCGTTGATTTAGGGTGGCGAGAAACGAACCCCGCCAGAGGCGTTCCAGAGCTTAAAACTGAAAAGCACGAGCTTTCACCTTGGCCGCTGGAATTGCTTGCCGCTTATCGGCAGGCTTGCGCTCAAGGGACAAGAGAGCGCTTGGTCATGGAGCTTTGCCTCAGTACTGGGCAAAGGATTGGTGACGTCCTTGAAATGCGCTGGTCGGACATTCAGGATGGTGCTGTTTTTGTACGGCAGAACAAAACATCTAAAGAACTTTGGGTGCCAATCCTTCCAAAGCTTCAAGCGGCCCTCGACGTAGCAAGTCGACATTCGGTTTTCATCCTTACAAACGAACGCGGGACAAACCGCTGGTCGTACCGCGGTGCTTCACAAGCAGTACGGAACGTGCGGGAGAAAATAGGCGCTCTCGACTTCGACATTCATTGCTGGCGCTACAACGCCGCCTGTGAGCTTCTAGAGGCGGGATGTGCAGATGACCTAATTGCCGCCGTTACGGGGCAAAGTCCGGCTATGGTGAGCCACTATACAAAGCAAGTTCGGCAGAAAAATAGAGCGCAAGAAGCGCAAAAAAGCGAACAGAACAAAAACAGAATGTTTAGACATTTGTTTAGACGTTCGAAAGCGCAGAGCACGCAATTTCGTTAA
- a CDS encoding helix-turn-helix domain-containing protein, with amino-acid sequence MDLTARTAEQIGEALRRTRKTRGWTQGDISARTNLRVATISSLENGDAGTKLATVLAIMAALGLEFRLVERGGSLEIEDIF; translated from the coding sequence ATGGACCTCACAGCACGAACAGCCGAACAGATCGGCGAAGCACTCCGCCGAACCCGCAAGACGCGCGGCTGGACACAAGGCGATATCAGCGCGCGCACTAATTTGCGTGTCGCGACGATTTCATCGCTCGAGAATGGCGATGCAGGCACCAAGCTGGCCACGGTGCTGGCCATTATGGCCGCGCTTGGGCTCGAGTTTCGGTTGGTTGAGCGCGGCGGATCGCTTGAGATTGAGGACATCTTCTGA